CTCCATTCCAAGCAGCGCAGGGTGGCAGGAGACTGGCTGAGGGGATGGTGGCATTACTGAACCTTCTACTTTTCAACTTGGGCTGAATGTGCTGAGTAGCAAGGGCAAACCCCTTTCACACCCCTTGTTTTCTGACACTCCCCTCTCTTGGACAGTATTACCGCTACATTGGCAAGACCGTGGATTACCGAGGAACCATGATCCCTAGTGAAGCCCCCTTGCTCCACCGCCAGGTCAAACTTGTGGATCCTATGGACAGGCAAGCGACAGGGCTCTGGGCAGAGGGTTTCTCACCCTCTGGGTCCACAAAGTGCTGTCCAATGGGAATGATGGGTTGGATGCTCTGGAGATTGAGAGGGACCATCTCATGGACATGATTCCCTGCGGGTAACCTCAACACAGAGGTGGAGAAACGCGGTGGTAACCCTGGTGTTTTGAACCCTTGACTCTGCTTTTGGGTTGGAGGGTGGCAGGAAACTGGCTCATAGGCCAGGCTCACCTCTTCTATCCACCAGGAAACCCACTGAGATTGAGTGGAGATTTACTGAAGCAGGAGAGCGGGTACGAGTCTCCACACGATCGGGGAGAATTATCCCTAAACCCGAATTTCCCAGAGCTGATGGCATCGTCCCTGAAACATGGATTGGTGAGTGAGGGGCAGGAAGGTCAGGGGTGGGTGCTAGGAGTGAGAGTAGGGGATGTTAATGAAAGTTGGCAAGCCCTCCCACCCATCTCCTTTGCTTAACAGATGGCCCCAAAGACACATCAGTGGAAGATGCTTTAGAAAGAACCTACGTGCCCCGTCTAAAGACACTACAGGAGGAGGTGATGGAGGCCATGGGGATCAAGGAGACTCGGAAATACAAGAAGGTCTATTGGTATTGAGCCCAGGGACAGCAGCTCCTCCCCAACTTCTGTCCCAGCCTTGAAGGCTGAGGCACCTGTTTTTCAGATGCCAATAAAGAGCAGTTTATGAGTCCTGTGTACAGCTGCTGTGAGATAGAATGGCAcccctaatcccagcacactCTCAGGGACTGAAGGAAAGGAGCTTCTTCCCTGAGTTTATGACAGAACCTGGATGGAAGTTAGCTGGCCTTAAGGCAGCCCTCCCAAGGGGCAGGGCCTGCAGATTCTGAGTTGGAGGCCAAAGTGGGGTAAAGAAGTCCCCTCCATGGAGATCTGTGAGTAACAGAAGCTGTCACCTACACCACCTGCTAGGGAGGCCAGTGGGGAGTGGCGTGTGGGTCCTAACTGTAGCACCCTTGCAGCAGTGCCACAGGGAGGGTGCGCGTCTCCTTTTATCTACCTACAGAAATGGGAAGGAAACAaagatttctaatttttaataaattaaaactttACACTGTATTACATAATCcatggagggagagaaaggggatGAAACTGAAGGAACCACGACTCAGGAGGATGCAGGATGCTGCTTCTCTGTATGAGGTGTACTCTGCCACTGTGCTATCTGGGCACTTTCAGATGATGGGGTCTGAGATGTGTCCTCAGGCTGCATCAGCTGTCTTCAGTCTCCAGAATAGAAAGAGCCTGACCCAGGGGCATCTTGGTGGCCACCAGAACCAGGTTTCTGGGAGACAGTTCAGGACTGAAGATGGGCAGGAGCTCAGCATGGAAACCTGGAAGAAAGGGCTTAATCATAAGGGGAAGAATGAACCAAACTCACTCAGCCTCTTCTGCCCAGGCCTACAGGCACAGTCCCTTTTCCCCATGGGGGAGGATCCAGCCGGGCTAAGGAGACCCCATTCTCCATAAGGAACACAGGTTCCCAAGGCACTGACTTGGGAGGCAGTCCTCTTGCATTGTAGGTTCTCGATGCCTGGGAAGCTTGCTTAACATGCACCTTAGGGAGGTTCACCAGAGGCTGATTTGGCAggaatcttaatttttttttttcgagatggagtctctgtcacccaggctggaatacagcggtgcaatattggctcactgcaacctctgtctcctggcttcaagcaattttttttgcctcagccacccgaacagctgagagtacaggtatgtaccaccatacccggctactttttgtatttttagtagagatggggtttcaccatggctggtcttgaactcctgacctcaattgatctacccaccttggcctcccaaagtgctgggattataggcatgagctactgcaccccgcctggattcttaattttttaacaaatcCCCTACTCCCAACCCACTAGTGACTCAAAGGTGGGGTCCAAGGATCACAACAGTGATTAGCTGGGCCCAGGAGACATTGGAGCTGGGACTTGGAGAAGGAGTCCCAGAACCCCAGTCACCATAGTCCTTGGGTCCCTGCTGTAGGCCACCCTCACCCTGCTCCTGAAGGTACAGCAGCCGGTCCAGTAGAATAAGCGTCTCCACC
This region of Macaca fascicularis isolate 582-1 chromosome 1, T2T-MFA8v1.1 genomic DNA includes:
- the MRPL24 gene encoding large ribosomal subunit protein uL24m isoform X1, coding for MRLSALLALASKVTLPPNYCYGMSPSGSLADKRKNAPWSRRRPVVVEPISDEDWYLFCGDTVEILEGKDAGKQGKVVQVIRQQNCVVVGGLNTYYRYIGKTVDYRGTMIPSEAPLLHRQVKLVDPMDRKPTEIEWRFTEAGERVRVSTRSGRIIPKPEFPRADGIVPETWIDGPKDTSVEDALERTYVPRLKTLQEEVMEAMGIKETRKYKKVYWY
- the MRPL24 gene encoding large ribosomal subunit protein uL24m isoform X2, producing the protein MIPSEAPLLHRQVKLVDPMDRKPTEIEWRFTEAGERVRVSTRSGRIIPKPEFPRADGIVPETWIDGPKDTSVEDALERTYVPRLKTLQEEVMEAMGIKETRKYKKVYWY